TTTTGCAGATTATTGCCGGTTATCTCAAGCTGGGGCAGTTAATGAGCTTTGTCTCTCGCTCTGTTGTCACTGGTTTTGTGAATGCCCTGGCTATCCTGATTTTTATGGCCCAACTGCCTGAATTAACGAATGTGACCTGGCATGTTTACGCCATGACCGCAGCGGGCTTGGGTGTTATCTATCTGTTTCCATTATTACCTGTAGTCGGAAAAGTTATTCCCTCACCATTGGTTTGTATCCTTAGCCTAACCGCTTTTAGTTTGATGATGGGTTTGGATATTCGCACTGTCGGAGATATGGGCGCACTACCCGATACCCTGCCGATATTCCTGTGGCCAGACGTGCCCTTAAATTTTGAAACCCTGAGCATTATTTTCCCCTATGCTGCCGCTTTAGCCGTAGTAGGTTTGTTGGAGTCATTGATGACGGCCACTATCGTCGACGACCTAACTGATACAGGCAGTGATAAAAATCGTGAGTGCAAAGGGCAGGGTATAGCCAATATTTTTTCTGGTTTACTGGGCGGTATGGCTGGTTGTGCGATGATTGGCCAGTCGGTTATCAATATTAAATCCGGTGGTCGTGGCCGCTTATCCACACTGTTTGCCGGTGTGATGTTGTTGACTATGGTGGTGTTTCTCAGTGACTGGGTGTCGTTGATCCCCATGGCGGCATTGGTGGCAGTCATGATTATGGTCTCTATAGGAACCTTTAATTGGGCCTCTGTTACCGGACTAAAAACCAACCCACTGTCGGCTAACATCATTATGTTGGCTACCGTGGCGGTGGTGGTGTGGACGCATAACCTAGCCTATGGCGTGTTTGTTGGTGTATTGCTAGGTGCTCTATTTTTTGCCAACAAAGTCAGCCACTTTATGTATATCGCTAAAGATCTCAGTGACGATGGCAATACTCGGACCTATCGTGTGGTCGGACAGGTGTTTTTCAACTCTGCGGAGCGATTTAACGCCGGCTTCGATTTTAAAGAAGTCGTAGAGAAGGTGGTTATTGATTTAAGCCGAGCGCATTTTTGGGATATCTCTGCTGTTGGTGCTTTAGATAAAGTCGTTATGAAATTTCGGCGCGAAGGTGCTGAGGTCGAGTTGATTGATTTGAATGAGGCCAGTGAAACCATAGTTGATCGTTTCGGTATTCACGACAAACCAGAAGAAATTGAAAAAGTCTTGGGAGGCCACTAATGAATAATAATTATGTATTGGCATGTATTGATGGAGCAAGTTTGACTACTGCAGTCTGTGACTATGCTGCTTGGATTTCGCTTAGAAGCGGAGCGCCTTTGAAGTTGCTGCATAATATTGAGCATCGCCCACAGGCCGCTGTTGCAGATTTAAGCGGCAGTATTGGGCTTGGTAGTCAGGAAGAGTTGCTAGAGGAGCTGATCCAAGTAGAGCAGCAGCGCAATCGGTTATTGATGCAGAAAGGTAAGTTGATGCTCGATGCTGCCTCCCGGCGGGTAGCGGAAGCGGGCGTGGCTGAGGCGGAAGCCTTGCAACAGCATGGTAGCCTGCAAGAGTCACTGGTAGAGCGTGAGGAAGATATCCGCGTATTGGTGATGGGCGTTCGCGGTGAAGAGCATAGAGAAGGAAAGCTGGGTGCGCATTTGGAAACCGTCATTCGCGCTTTGCATAAACCCGTTTTAGTTGTGAATACTGAGTTTTCAGAACCTAAGAAAATTATGCTGGCTTACGATGGTCACGATGCGTCTCGAAAAGCTTTAGATATGGTGGCTTCAAGTTCGGTATTTAAAGACATTCCCTGCCATTTGGTCTATGTTGGTGATGAGTCAGCAGCGACCACGGTATTGAATGAGGCGGCGACCGTGTTGCAGGCGGCGGATGTTAGTTATGAACTTGTTAATTTGCCAAAAGGTAAAAGTGATGAGCAGCTATGTCAGTATCAAGCTGAGAACGATATTGGTCTGACTGTCATGGGCGCTTATAGCCATCACCCTTTGCGAGATATGTTGCTGGGTAGTTTCACTGCAAAAATGCTTCACAAAACTAAGCGACCTTTGCTATTGCTGCGCTAAGGCAAGTTTATTTAAAAGCTGGGGACCTAGCGATATCATGTAAGCTCAGCTGTTAAAAATGGCGTGCTCAATAGAGTGCGCCATTTTTTTTTACTACTGAATCCAGTTAGGCTTACGTTTTTCTAAAAACGCAGATAAGCCTTCGCGGCCTTCTCCGGAACCGCGGGTTTCAGCAATGCGCTGGCTGGTGTCGGCAATCATATCGGCATCTATTTCACGGTCGGCAACATCCAAGACCAAGCGCTTGGCTTCGCCTATGCTGCGCGGGCCATTGCGAAGTATTTGCTTGGTGATAGCGGAAATGCAGCTGTCCAACTCATCGCTGGCGACCAGTTCTGATATCAAACCCAAAGCGAGTGCTTTTTCAGCAGTGATTAACTCAGCGGTTGTGAAGTAGCGTCGCGATGCGCGTTGGCCAATAGCGCGAACGACATAGGGGCCAATGGTCGCGGGAATCAGGCCGACTTTCACTTCGCTCAGGCAAAACACCGCATCGGGTGACGCCACGGCCATATCGCAGCAGGCGACCAAGCCCACGCCACCGCCGTAAGCCGCACCTTGTACTCTAGCTATAGTGGGTTTGGGTAGGTAATTAAGAGTGCGTAGCATTTCCGCGAGCAAGCTCGAGTCACGCAAATTCTCGTCAAAGGTATAGGTCGCCATCCGGCGCATCCAATTTAAATCTCCACCCGCGCAAAAACTTTTACCGTTTGCAGCTAGAATCATAAGGCGCACCGCTGGATCTTCGCCAACGTGTTTAAAGGCGGCGGTTAGCGCAGCAATGACGTTGTCGTCAAAGGCGTTGTGGATATGTGCTTGGTTCAAGGTAACGGTGGCGACGCCCTTGTCGCTCAAATGATACTGAATGATCTTATCGTTCATGCGCTGTCCTTAAAATATTCGAGTTGAGCCTTGGTAGTCGCTATTGCGGCGTGCGGTGATTATAGTGGTGCTGTCTAAATAATGAATAGAGTAGACGATATACATTAATTTCTATTGCGCATATCGCTATATTATTGGCATATCTTCACTAGTTTAAGCGTGGTTTCTAGCGAGATAAGCGGCAGGTCGCAGCCTATTGTCTAAGTTGTGCCGTGGCCTGTATTGATGCCTGTTCGATGAGTTTAATTGATCCCGACGCCAACTTATATGATATTGCTGGGCTGGGATTATTACCAATAATGAAGGGGATACCGGTGACGACGTTAATCGATAAGCAGAATATATCCGACTATATTGGATTTGAACCTGAGGCCACAGAGTGGCTGGCGATGGACCAAGATAGAATAAATCAGTTTGCCGATTGCACCATGGATCATCAGTTTATTCATGTTGACCCGGTGCGCGCAAAAGAGACCCCTTTTGGAACCACGATAGCGCATGGTTTTTTGAGCTTGTCGATGCTGTCGTATTTTTCAGAGCAGTACAGTGTTGTTATTAATGGCGTCTATATGGGTATTAACTATGGTTTTGACAAAGTGCGCTTTCTTGCTCCTGTAAAGGTGGGTAGTCGTATTAGAGCCAAAGCGAAAGTCCTAGCGATTGATGAAATAAAGCCCGGTAACTTTCGTATGAACACAGAGGTCACTATTGAAATTGAAGGTGAGGCCAAGCCTGCTTTGGTTGCCGAATGGATTAGTGTACAAATGGTGGCCTGAGTCCGCCGTTACTCGCGTGTACTAAACGAGAGTCCCAAAAAGGTGCGCTTATTGTTCGATCTGACCATTTTCAGTAAAGTTGCAGAGGTCTGGCCCATGACTCGCGGGGGCGGGTATCTGACGTTGAGAAAACGGTGGAGGATACTAGCTGATAAGACTATTACGAGCGCCATACTGCCAATTGGTTTGGATTAACTTGTCTTTGTTGTGAATTTTCACGTAACACAATTAATGCAATGCGGTTAAAGTGGCACGTTATAAGCATATAAGAATAATTAATTTAAGTGTCTGCAGCACACCTGCATTTAGGTGACGGCTCAAACGTAAATGTATGGATTTAGTTCCGTGAAACTTTGCATTTAGAGTCAAATGCTCAGATTTAATGACCGGTAGTTCCGGCCCTTAACTAGGAAACTCTTACGTGATCTATCTAAACTCTACTCGTATATTGGCTGCCATTTTGATCACTGCGCTAAGTGCCTGCGGCGGCAGTTCTTCAAACTCTTCTGGCGGCGGGTCCTCTCCCAATCCGCCAGCAGATAGTACAGAGTTAAGTGGTTATTTTATTGACGGCCCAATTAGCGGCGCGCACTACCAAATCCAAGGTTCTGATAGTGTTTTCCTCACCGCTAGCGATGGCGGCTTTAAATACTTTAGCGGCGATATCATCCAGTTCGCCATTGGCGGTATTGCCTTGGGCAAAAGCCTGGCGGCAGAATTCATTACCCCGGCGAATATTCAGTCTAGCGAACAAGCGGCGATCAATTTATCGCGCTTTCTGCTTACCTTAGATGAAGATAAAGATCCGGACAACGGCATTCAGATATCCTCAACCGTTCGCGATGCAGCCGCTGGTCTAAGCTTTAGTGCCAGTGAGTTTGAAGCGACCGACGGTGAGTTTGACGGCTCTGCGATGGCCGACTTTGCCCGCAGTGCCAATGGCGATTCCCGCGCGTTAATAGCTCGCCGCATCGCTGAAATTGAATTGGCTTGTAGCAGTCAAGATATCAGCGACGGTAGTTTTGATGGTGACTGTGATATTTGGTATATCGCCGACGATAACAGCCCTGCATCTGCGCCCAATGAAGATCAGACTCAGGAGCAAGTCGACACATTAACGGCACTCTTCGCCGCAAAAGCGGGGGATACCATAGAGTTTAGTGAGGGCGTTTTTGAATTCACCACCACCTTAGACATGGCCCATAAACAGGGTATTACCCTGAAAGGTCAGGGTATGGCGAAAACTATTCTAGACTTCGCCCAGTCGAAATCGCCGGAAGGCATTTCGATGAGCCATATGACGGGCATCACGATTGAAGAGATGACAGTGCTCGATACACCTGGCTTCTCGGTGAAGGTCTCGCATTCGAATTTCGTCACGCTGCGTAATTTGCGCGCCATGTGGTCAAGCGCCGGCGCTAATCGCGGTGGCATGGACCCCAAAATTCCATCAACCTTAGAAGTCACCTGTGAGCATCCGTGGCCAGACAGTTTTGCGCGTCCAGAGAATGTTCCCGCGCCGCGTCTCAATGGCTTGCCAATTGCATTCCCGCTGGCAACAGGTTTGTATACCGATGCCAACGGCTTGCCGCGCAACTACACCATCGACAACTCTAACGGTGGCTACGCCATATACCCGGTACTATCTAATAATGTACTGCTGGACAATGTGGTATCGCTGGGCGCATCAGATGCTGGTATTTACGTTGGTCAGTCCAACGACATTATCGTCAAAAATAGTGAAGCTCTGTTCAACGTTGCTGGCTATGAGATCGAAAACAGCGACCGCGCTGATATGCACGACAATGTCGCCCATTGTAATACCGCCGGTTTCTTGGTCTTCGATCTGCCCGGTTTGAATCAATACGGCGAGCAGACTCGTATTTTTAATAACTACGCCGGCTACAATAATTTGGCCAACTTCGCGCCCGGTGGCGTGGTGAGCGCTGTGCCGCAGGGCACCGGTTTGCTGCAACTGGGTTACGACAAAGTTGAATTTTTTAATAATGTGGTCGAGTTTAACCGCACCTTGGGATTTGTCAGCGCGAGCCACGAGTTGCTGGATGGCAACACCAACAACTCTGACAAGCGCATGGACCTCTATCCAGAAGGCATCCATATCCACAGTAATATATTCACCACCAATGGCACCCTGCCTCAGCTACCTGAAGAAGGCGTATTAATTTGCGCAGATGGCACAGGGGGCGATACCGTTATTCCGTGCATCCCCACTGGTATTGATGATGGGCATGACTCGCTGTTGCCGGTGTTAGTGCAGCTTCGTAGCTTACAAGCGAAAGATCCCTATCTGCTTCAAGGCGCTCATATTATTTGGGATGGTTACTATGACAAAACCGTTAATAGTAACGACGGTGTGCAGTGTACCGATGTCGATGGCGCGCCCCTGGATGCCGACGGTAAACCTGATTACAGCGGCCAGAGCCAGCCAAGCTGTCGCTACAACCGCTATAAATTTGACGAGCCAGACAACGCGGCAGATCCAAAGCGCAGACATCCCGATTACTGGCTGTGTATTGACCAAAGTGACGAGTACGGCAACACCTTCTCCCAAGATAGCCGCACCTTCATGAACTTTGATGGCATGGAACTCGACACCGCCCCCCAAACTGATCTCGCCGCTCACGACTGT
This window of the Zhongshania sp. R06B22 genome carries:
- a CDS encoding universal stress protein — protein: MNNNYVLACIDGASLTTAVCDYAAWISLRSGAPLKLLHNIEHRPQAAVADLSGSIGLGSQEELLEELIQVEQQRNRLLMQKGKLMLDAASRRVAEAGVAEAEALQQHGSLQESLVEREEDIRVLVMGVRGEEHREGKLGAHLETVIRALHKPVLVVNTEFSEPKKIMLAYDGHDASRKALDMVASSSVFKDIPCHLVYVGDESAATTVLNEAATVLQAADVSYELVNLPKGKSDEQLCQYQAENDIGLTVMGAYSHHPLRDMLLGSFTAKMLHKTKRPLLLLR
- a CDS encoding parallel beta-helix domain-containing protein encodes the protein MIYLNSTRILAAILITALSACGGSSSNSSGGGSSPNPPADSTELSGYFIDGPISGAHYQIQGSDSVFLTASDGGFKYFSGDIIQFAIGGIALGKSLAAEFITPANIQSSEQAAINLSRFLLTLDEDKDPDNGIQISSTVRDAAAGLSFSASEFEATDGEFDGSAMADFARSANGDSRALIARRIAEIELACSSQDISDGSFDGDCDIWYIADDNSPASAPNEDQTQEQVDTLTALFAAKAGDTIEFSEGVFEFTTTLDMAHKQGITLKGQGMAKTILDFAQSKSPEGISMSHMTGITIEEMTVLDTPGFSVKVSHSNFVTLRNLRAMWSSAGANRGGMDPKIPSTLEVTCEHPWPDSFARPENVPAPRLNGLPIAFPLATGLYTDANGLPRNYTIDNSNGGYAIYPVLSNNVLLDNVVSLGASDAGIYVGQSNDIIVKNSEALFNVAGYEIENSDRADMHDNVAHCNTAGFLVFDLPGLNQYGEQTRIFNNYAGYNNLANFAPGGVVSAVPQGTGLLQLGYDKVEFFNNVVEFNRTLGFVSASHELLDGNTNNSDKRMDLYPEGIHIHSNIFTTNGTLPQLPEEGVLICADGTGGDTVIPCIPTGIDDGHDSLLPVLVQLRSLQAKDPYLLQGAHIIWDGYYDKTVNSNDGVQCTDVDGAPLDADGKPDYSGQSQPSCRYNRYKFDEPDNAADPKRRHPDYWLCIDQSDEYGNTFSQDSRTFMNFDGMELDTAPQTDLAAHDCPTRFGKQLPRLNPAVVQPYIPGNSAEQPPSAAEIAAICESGSGTAVNREALAFNCSKLSHYNLFADQTDPRSGFHEDGVIYDLVTPLFSDYSVKYRVLFLPPGESATWAEGNINEPNATLDFPVGTVIAKTFAFRDRNAEDENLVETRLLIHRDGQGGSSFWEGMAYVWREDGSDADIALAGGSKAVSWDYDDTDPDVTATYKGSTDRYAIPTPNQCGNCHNNEDRQAGDAPIGPKVRNMNRAFDYGNGPENQLQHLIDMGKLSGAPTLALDSKQIATNANRLPRFNVPGDSYQISSVEAERVAASSDANLEYRARAWLETNCAHCHNRKGQAQSTGLYFDVFRKVNLSHGICKEPITAGSSGGGRDYDILPGLAGGATGSEGSIISYRLHSVDPSVQMPPIARSVKHGEAVGVVDAWINTVIDGSYENADCAGGGGSPLPF
- a CDS encoding MaoC family dehydratase — protein: MSLIDPDANLYDIAGLGLLPIMKGIPVTTLIDKQNISDYIGFEPEATEWLAMDQDRINQFADCTMDHQFIHVDPVRAKETPFGTTIAHGFLSLSMLSYFSEQYSVVINGVYMGINYGFDKVRFLAPVKVGSRIRAKAKVLAIDEIKPGNFRMNTEVTIEIEGEAKPALVAEWISVQMVA
- a CDS encoding SulP family inorganic anion transporter yields the protein MLLVSKKEDWFGNVRGDILAGLVVALALIPEAIAFSIIAGVDPKVGLYASFCIAVVTAVVGGRPGMISAATGAMALLMVLLVKEHGLQYLLAATLLTGFLQIIAGYLKLGQLMSFVSRSVVTGFVNALAILIFMAQLPELTNVTWHVYAMTAAGLGVIYLFPLLPVVGKVIPSPLVCILSLTAFSLMMGLDIRTVGDMGALPDTLPIFLWPDVPLNFETLSIIFPYAAALAVVGLLESLMTATIVDDLTDTGSDKNRECKGQGIANIFSGLLGGMAGCAMIGQSVINIKSGGRGRLSTLFAGVMLLTMVVFLSDWVSLIPMAALVAVMIMVSIGTFNWASVTGLKTNPLSANIIMLATVAVVVWTHNLAYGVFVGVLLGALFFANKVSHFMYIAKDLSDDGNTRTYRVVGQVFFNSAERFNAGFDFKEVVEKVVIDLSRAHFWDISAVGALDKVVMKFRREGAEVELIDLNEASETIVDRFGIHDKPEEIEKVLGGH
- a CDS encoding enoyl-CoA hydratase/isomerase family protein is translated as MNDKIIQYHLSDKGVATVTLNQAHIHNAFDDNVIAALTAAFKHVGEDPAVRLMILAANGKSFCAGGDLNWMRRMATYTFDENLRDSSLLAEMLRTLNYLPKPTIARVQGAAYGGGVGLVACCDMAVASPDAVFCLSEVKVGLIPATIGPYVVRAIGQRASRRYFTTAELITAEKALALGLISELVASDELDSCISAITKQILRNGPRSIGEAKRLVLDVADREIDADMIADTSQRIAETRGSGEGREGLSAFLEKRKPNWIQ